In Burkholderia gladioli, a genomic segment contains:
- a CDS encoding hydantoinase B/oxoprolinase family protein, whose translation MPIRNPDFNDPITLQVMWDRLVFIADQADSALGRTAFSPIVRENHDYVTVLLDAKGRALSQCTWSIPVFITSLPMAAQNYFLKAFPPETLEPGDILATNDPMIGTGHLPDLVMLTPIFRNGTIVAYAGSIAHLPDIGGRPQSPDSTDMFEEGIRLPILKLFKAGKPNEDVFAVLEASVRLPHEVRGDIQSMVAANDVINRELTRFMDEYGLDDLEGLGAAIYGRSERFMRRAIAALPNGKYGAEVMLDGFEKDVQLKVSVEIRDESIHIDYDGTSPEVARGINVMPHYRVAHSVYALKCLLDPDTPNNEGCMLPITDEAPAGCILNPGRTAAGSARNLIGHVIPSLIFRALQDVLPERVQGDSGGAPIWGVNCQGQREDGSAYGSIQNFHGGQGGRATVDGNDTLSFPSNCKVTPVEMYEIAVPVLTERKELIPDSGGAGKYRGGLGQRGVLRNLSTRPMNIYLSTERVNHPCFGVVGGKSGRAGAVLLEGRAAFPKGKMVLEPGQQLVLEMPGGGGWGNPDDRPHELIERDLREGLVTAAGAKSDYGYANPVTGSAGTSGKGQ comes from the coding sequence ATGCCCATCCGCAACCCCGATTTCAACGACCCGATCACGCTGCAGGTGATGTGGGATCGACTCGTTTTCATCGCCGACCAGGCGGACAGCGCGCTGGGGCGCACCGCCTTCTCGCCAATCGTGCGCGAAAACCACGACTACGTGACGGTGCTGCTCGATGCGAAAGGCCGCGCACTGTCGCAGTGCACGTGGTCGATTCCGGTGTTCATCACGTCGCTGCCGATGGCGGCGCAGAATTACTTCCTCAAGGCGTTTCCGCCAGAGACGCTGGAGCCGGGCGATATCCTGGCCACGAACGATCCGATGATCGGCACCGGCCACCTGCCGGACCTTGTGATGCTGACGCCGATCTTCCGAAACGGGACAATCGTCGCGTACGCCGGCAGCATTGCGCATTTGCCCGACATCGGTGGACGGCCACAGTCGCCCGATTCGACCGACATGTTCGAGGAAGGCATCCGCCTACCGATCCTGAAGCTCTTCAAGGCCGGCAAGCCTAATGAAGACGTGTTCGCGGTGCTGGAGGCGAGCGTGCGTCTGCCGCATGAAGTTCGCGGCGACATCCAGAGCATGGTCGCGGCTAACGACGTGATCAACCGCGAACTGACGCGCTTCATGGACGAATACGGTCTCGACGATCTCGAGGGCCTTGGCGCGGCGATCTATGGCCGCTCGGAGCGCTTCATGCGCCGTGCGATCGCCGCGTTGCCGAACGGCAAATACGGTGCGGAAGTAATGCTCGACGGCTTCGAGAAAGACGTGCAACTGAAGGTCAGCGTCGAGATCCGCGACGAGTCGATTCACATCGACTATGACGGAACGTCGCCGGAAGTGGCGCGTGGCATCAACGTGATGCCACACTATCGAGTGGCGCACAGCGTGTATGCGTTGAAGTGCCTGCTCGATCCGGATACGCCGAACAACGAAGGCTGCATGCTCCCAATCACCGACGAAGCGCCGGCGGGCTGTATCCTGAACCCGGGTCGCACAGCTGCGGGCAGCGCGCGCAATCTGATCGGCCACGTGATTCCGAGCCTCATCTTCCGCGCGCTTCAGGATGTGCTGCCGGAACGCGTACAGGGCGATAGCGGCGGTGCGCCGATCTGGGGCGTCAATTGCCAGGGGCAACGCGAAGACGGGAGCGCGTACGGCAGCATCCAGAATTTCCACGGGGGCCAGGGCGGTCGCGCGACGGTGGATGGCAACGATACCCTCAGCTTCCCTTCGAACTGCAAGGTGACGCCGGTCGAAATGTACGAGATCGCAGTGCCGGTCCTCACCGAGCGCAAGGAGCTGATTCCCGATTCGGGCGGTGCCGGCAAATATCGCGGCGGTCTCGGCCAGCGCGGCGTGCTGCGCAATCTCTCGACGCGCCCGATGAATATCTATCTGAGCACCGAACGCGTCAACCATCCGTGCTTCGGAGTGGTCGGCGGAAAGTCCGGTCGCGCGGGCGCCGTGCTGCTCGAGGGTCGGGCCGCATTTCCGAAGGGGAAGATGGTTCTCGAGCCGGGACAGCAGCTGGTGCTCGAAATGCCGGGCGGTGGCGGTTGGGGTAATCCAGACGATCGACCCCACGAGCTGATCGAACGCGACCTGCGGGAAGGCCTGGTCACCGCAGCTGGTGCAAAGTCGGACTACGGCTACGCGAATCCGGTTACCGGCAGTGCGGGTACGTCCGGCAAGGGGCAATAA
- a CDS encoding hydantoinase/oxoprolinase family protein — protein sequence MKLAFDTGGTFTDFAMADDKGNILLHKVLSTPDDPARAVLQGIDELLVRVSGGGRGNGAPQVLGATTVVTNAVLERKGVETAFITTDGFQDMLRIRTEGRYDLYDLNIQYPEPLVSRDLCFGADERVTADGVIVRSLNELQVQDIAIQLRDAGIRSVAVCLLHAYKYPGHEQRVLELFNSVAPEIAVSLSSSVCPEVREFDRASTTVANAYTQPLMVRHVDHLERELSKRGIERQLLWMTSSGGVVPSSTAARVPVRLIESGPAAGAVAASDYARTAGEESVLSFDMGGTTAKLCLIPNGQPMIANELEVARYERFRKGSGFPLKIQSIHMIEIGAGGGSIASRSQLGLLAVGPRSAGAAPGPACYGRGGTEPTVTDADLLLGYVDEHSFLGGDFALDRAAAKAAMSHLADRLEISADRCAWGIHDMVNESMSKAAAMQATESGVDPRALPLIAFGGAGPVHAYGVARKLGIGKVICPLGAGVTSAIGLLGAPVASDLSASRPLALASWDPALIHAVLDPLVEQGREVVLASGVASADITATFTVDMRHVGQGHEISVGLPERDLASDGFVEELLARFYAAYESLYGRTVAGSPVEVITWRVRVSGPRSHVTAGRIGGTGAATKDPLKGTRSVFFDELGTYVDTPVYDHYALTQDRQIQGPAIIEQRESTVVVGPSATASVDAQQNLIMLLA from the coding sequence ATGAAGCTGGCATTCGATACGGGCGGTACGTTCACCGACTTCGCGATGGCGGACGACAAGGGAAACATTCTTCTGCACAAGGTGCTAAGCACACCTGATGATCCAGCGCGCGCCGTGCTGCAGGGCATCGACGAGCTGCTGGTGCGGGTAAGTGGCGGCGGCCGGGGCAATGGCGCGCCGCAAGTGCTCGGCGCGACGACGGTCGTGACCAATGCGGTGCTGGAGCGAAAAGGCGTGGAAACCGCCTTCATCACGACCGATGGCTTTCAGGACATGCTCCGTATTCGCACGGAAGGGCGTTACGATCTGTACGACCTTAACATCCAGTATCCGGAGCCGCTCGTCTCTCGTGACCTGTGCTTCGGTGCGGACGAGCGAGTGACGGCGGATGGTGTGATCGTACGCTCGCTGAATGAGCTCCAGGTGCAGGATATTGCCATTCAGCTCCGTGATGCCGGCATCCGATCGGTGGCGGTCTGCCTGCTGCATGCCTATAAATATCCTGGGCACGAGCAGCGTGTGCTCGAACTCTTCAACAGCGTCGCACCGGAGATCGCGGTGTCGCTGTCGTCTTCCGTCTGCCCCGAGGTTCGCGAGTTCGATCGCGCATCGACCACGGTCGCCAATGCGTACACGCAGCCGCTGATGGTCCGTCACGTCGACCACCTCGAACGTGAGCTGTCTAAACGCGGCATCGAGCGGCAACTGTTGTGGATGACATCGAGCGGCGGCGTCGTGCCGAGCTCGACTGCGGCGAGAGTGCCGGTGCGGCTGATCGAATCCGGGCCAGCCGCCGGCGCAGTGGCCGCTTCGGACTATGCGCGCACGGCAGGCGAGGAGAGCGTGCTGTCGTTCGACATGGGCGGTACGACTGCCAAGCTTTGCCTGATTCCGAACGGACAGCCGATGATCGCCAATGAACTGGAAGTCGCCCGCTACGAGCGGTTCCGGAAGGGCAGTGGTTTCCCGCTGAAGATCCAGTCCATTCACATGATCGAGATCGGCGCTGGTGGCGGCAGCATCGCATCGCGCAGTCAGCTGGGATTGCTGGCGGTCGGTCCGCGTAGCGCGGGCGCGGCGCCCGGCCCCGCCTGTTATGGCCGGGGCGGCACCGAGCCGACTGTGACGGACGCCGATCTGCTGCTCGGCTACGTGGACGAGCACTCGTTCCTTGGTGGCGACTTCGCGCTCGACCGCGCTGCGGCGAAGGCCGCGATGTCGCATCTGGCTGATCGACTCGAGATCAGCGCCGACCGTTGCGCGTGGGGGATCCACGACATGGTTAACGAAAGCATGAGCAAGGCGGCTGCAATGCAGGCGACGGAAAGCGGCGTCGATCCGCGCGCGCTGCCGCTGATCGCGTTCGGCGGCGCGGGTCCGGTGCACGCGTATGGTGTCGCGCGCAAGCTCGGGATCGGCAAGGTCATCTGCCCGCTGGGTGCTGGCGTAACGTCGGCAATCGGTCTGCTGGGCGCTCCGGTGGCATCCGATCTTTCTGCGAGCCGTCCGCTCGCACTCGCGTCGTGGGATCCAGCGCTGATCCATGCGGTGCTCGATCCGCTCGTCGAACAGGGACGCGAAGTGGTGCTCGCGAGCGGCGTTGCGTCCGCAGACATCACGGCGACCTTTACCGTGGATATGCGGCACGTGGGCCAGGGCCACGAGATTTCGGTCGGGCTGCCGGAGCGGGACTTGGCATCCGACGGGTTCGTCGAGGAACTGCTCGCGCGATTCTATGCAGCGTATGAATCGCTGTACGGCCGCACGGTGGCGGGCTCGCCAGTCGAGGTTATTACGTGGCGCGTGCGCGTCAGCGGTCCACGCAGCCACGTTACCGCTGGCCGCATCGGCGGTACGGGTGCCGCAACGAAAGATCCGCTCAAAGGTACGCGTTCGGTGTTCTTCGACGAACTCGGCACATACGTCGACACGCCCGTGTACGATCACTACGCGCTAACGCAGGACCGGCAGATTCAGGGCCCCGCGATCATCGAACAACGCGAGTCGACGGTGGTCGTCGGCCCGAGCGCGACGGCTTCGGTCGACGCACAGCAAAATCTGATCATGCTTCTTGCTTGA
- a CDS encoding ABC transporter ATP-binding protein yields MLEIEGLRAGYGHLEILQGVDLRIKQGEFVTLLGPNGAGKSSLLKTLYGMTTHKGGTIRWKGTELAGKRPRAFLSQGIAYVPQGRCNFPLMTVEENLEMAAYTVRDAKTHAEREYVYELFPVLRDRRNQFAGNMSGGEQQLLEMAMAVLRRPEILLVDEPSVGLSPQAVTLVFNELKRLHEGGRTILLVEQNTRKAMETAERAVVLRLGKVIWDSPVGDLSQAKLGELFMTGHGLGDQQATLAPGWGRLSNGEQAG; encoded by the coding sequence ATGCTTGAAATCGAAGGACTGCGTGCAGGGTATGGCCATCTGGAAATCCTCCAGGGAGTCGACCTGCGGATCAAACAAGGCGAGTTCGTCACGTTGCTCGGGCCGAACGGCGCGGGCAAATCGAGCTTGCTGAAAACCTTGTACGGCATGACGACCCACAAGGGTGGGACGATCCGCTGGAAAGGGACGGAGCTGGCGGGCAAGCGTCCACGCGCCTTCCTGTCGCAAGGCATTGCCTACGTGCCGCAAGGCCGCTGCAATTTTCCGCTGATGACGGTTGAAGAAAACCTGGAGATGGCGGCGTACACGGTACGCGATGCGAAGACCCACGCCGAAAGGGAGTACGTCTACGAGTTGTTTCCTGTTCTGCGCGACCGGCGGAATCAATTTGCAGGAAATATGTCCGGCGGCGAACAGCAGTTGCTGGAAATGGCGATGGCGGTGCTGCGCCGTCCGGAAATCCTGCTGGTGGACGAACCATCGGTCGGGCTTTCGCCGCAGGCGGTGACGCTCGTATTCAACGAACTCAAGCGTCTGCACGAAGGGGGCCGAACCATCCTGCTGGTTGAGCAGAACACCCGCAAAGCGATGGAAACGGCCGAGCGCGCGGTGGTACTCCGTCTGGGCAAGGTGATCTGGGACAGTCCGGTTGGCGATCTAAGTCAGGCGAAGCTCGGCGAGCTCTTCATGACAGGACACGGTCTCGGCGACCAGCAGGCGACCCTAGCGCCCGGCTGGGGACGGCTCAGCAACGGCGAACAGGCAGGTTGA
- a CDS encoding ABC transporter ATP-binding protein — protein MTADRDVLLSVEGLRKKYGGVLALRGVDFKIRRGEVCGLIGPNGSGKSTLFDCCTGLQRSDGGKVVMNGHDITKWSMSRIVREGRLLRSFQKTVVFPSLNAEENLVLAGQMASFPGILSTFSLGPAARRRLRRLRERAAELIEISGLQRVARLPAGNLSGGQQKLIQFASMLMPEPELILLDEPLAGINPVLIEKVINSIREANRRFGVSFVVIEHNTDVLMDLSHRVIVLHQGGKLADGEPEEIVRNPQVIEAYLGV, from the coding sequence ATGACCGCTGATCGCGATGTGCTCCTGAGCGTCGAAGGCCTACGAAAGAAATACGGCGGCGTGCTCGCTTTACGCGGCGTCGACTTCAAGATACGGCGTGGCGAGGTCTGCGGTCTGATCGGACCGAACGGCTCCGGCAAGTCGACGCTGTTCGATTGCTGCACCGGTCTGCAGCGCAGCGACGGCGGCAAGGTTGTCATGAACGGCCACGACATTACGAAGTGGTCGATGAGTCGCATCGTTCGCGAAGGGCGTTTGCTGCGAAGTTTCCAGAAGACCGTCGTCTTCCCTAGCCTGAATGCGGAAGAGAACCTGGTACTCGCGGGGCAGATGGCGAGTTTCCCCGGGATACTCTCGACGTTTTCGCTTGGCCCCGCCGCCAGGCGGCGCTTGCGCCGCCTGCGGGAACGGGCTGCCGAACTTATCGAAATCTCGGGGCTGCAGCGGGTCGCGCGGTTGCCTGCCGGGAATCTCTCTGGCGGTCAGCAGAAGCTGATCCAGTTCGCGTCGATGCTGATGCCGGAACCCGAATTGATTCTGCTTGACGAGCCGCTTGCCGGCATCAATCCGGTGCTGATCGAAAAGGTGATCAACAGCATTCGCGAAGCGAACCGTCGTTTCGGTGTGAGCTTCGTTGTGATCGAGCACAACACCGACGTGCTGATGGATCTATCGCACAGGGTGATCGTACTGCATCAGGGGGGGAAGCTCGCCGATGGCGAACCCGAGGAAATTGTCCGGAATCCGCAGGTCATTGAGGCCTATCTGGGAGTGTGA
- a CDS encoding branched-chain amino acid ABC transporter permease: MSTTLETMAPVPRHLPALRWVGAVTVVAALATAPLMLGGYYLHALIIAMIFLLPAHGLNLILGYTGMLSLAQGVFFGIGAYVSALLSLHFNTPFVLNFVASGVVAGLIALPIGIPALRLRTYSFVMCTLGFVVIAETVAKNWISVTRGDMGLAGVPSPSFHVGGFDLVVNSIPAYYYLALVIAIVATLAFYALIKSPAGSCMVAIRDNETLAASFGIPTWTYKLVVFMLSALFAGLGGSLYAHYMTVVSPLVFQMYYSTTILVIVLGGGVGRVPGAVIGSILFVALSEALRITPELRMIIYGFVLLLLVFVVPHGIAPVLDRGLERLARIRFDVRGEVRHDR, translated from the coding sequence ATGTCTACCACCCTCGAGACGATGGCCCCTGTGCCACGTCATCTGCCAGCCTTGCGCTGGGTTGGCGCGGTTACGGTGGTCGCCGCACTGGCGACCGCACCGCTCATGCTGGGCGGGTACTACCTGCACGCCCTGATCATCGCGATGATTTTCCTGCTGCCCGCGCACGGGCTGAATCTCATCCTCGGCTACACCGGCATGCTATCGCTCGCGCAGGGGGTGTTCTTCGGCATCGGCGCCTATGTGTCCGCGTTGCTGTCGCTGCATTTCAACACGCCGTTCGTGCTCAATTTCGTGGCGAGCGGCGTCGTAGCCGGGCTGATTGCGTTACCAATCGGCATTCCCGCGTTGCGGCTGCGAACTTATTCGTTCGTGATGTGCACGCTCGGCTTCGTCGTGATCGCAGAGACTGTTGCGAAGAACTGGATTAGCGTGACTCGCGGCGACATGGGGCTTGCGGGCGTGCCTTCGCCGTCGTTTCACGTCGGCGGATTCGACCTGGTTGTCAATTCGATTCCCGCCTACTACTACCTCGCGCTTGTGATTGCCATTGTCGCGACGCTCGCCTTCTATGCGCTCATCAAGTCCCCCGCCGGGAGTTGTATGGTGGCGATTCGTGACAACGAAACCCTGGCGGCATCTTTCGGCATACCGACCTGGACCTACAAGCTGGTCGTCTTCATGTTAAGCGCGCTGTTCGCCGGGTTGGGTGGAAGTCTCTATGCGCACTATATGACGGTGGTGAGCCCACTGGTTTTCCAGATGTATTACTCGACGACGATTCTCGTCATCGTGCTTGGCGGCGGAGTGGGGCGGGTGCCGGGTGCCGTCATCGGCAGCATTCTGTTCGTGGCGCTATCCGAAGCGCTACGGATCACGCCGGAACTGCGCATGATCATCTACGGGTTCGTGCTGCTCCTGCTGGTTTTCGTCGTACCACACGGCATTGCTCCGGTGCTGGACCGCGGTCTGGAGCGGCTCGCCCGGATCCGCTTCGACGTGCGCGGGGAGGTCCGTCATGACCGCTGA
- a CDS encoding branched-chain amino acid ABC transporter permease: MGNFLLEQIVNGVVAGSVYALIAAGMTMIFGVLRAINFAHGEYYMIGTFAAWYVISKLGIDYGASIVIAVAVSALIAALIGRLVMQRLVNAPFQSGVLATLGISLVLQNAVILAFGGGYKVFPGGWLDPVELFGIGMAQQRVVLVVASLVMFAGLEWMVRRTRMGKSIRAVSQNPECCQVIGIDVEKVVRQTFILGTALAAFSGALTGPVNVSVYGGMGETITLKTFAVIVMGGMGNVRGTLFAGWMLGIAESLVAGSIGLEYRDSVGFIALLLMLMFRPMGLFAPKARF, encoded by the coding sequence ATGGGCAATTTTCTGCTGGAGCAGATCGTCAACGGAGTCGTCGCGGGGTCTGTCTACGCGCTGATCGCCGCCGGCATGACGATGATCTTTGGAGTTCTGCGCGCGATCAATTTCGCGCATGGCGAGTACTACATGATCGGCACGTTCGCCGCGTGGTACGTGATCTCGAAGCTGGGTATCGACTACGGCGCGTCGATCGTCATTGCGGTTGCGGTCAGTGCGCTGATTGCCGCGTTGATCGGACGCCTTGTCATGCAGCGGCTGGTGAACGCTCCGTTTCAATCAGGTGTGCTTGCAACTTTAGGCATCTCGCTGGTCCTTCAGAACGCCGTCATTCTCGCATTCGGCGGCGGTTACAAGGTGTTTCCGGGCGGCTGGCTGGACCCGGTCGAACTCTTCGGCATCGGCATGGCGCAGCAGCGGGTGGTGCTGGTGGTGGCTTCGCTCGTAATGTTCGCGGGACTCGAATGGATGGTACGTCGCACGCGGATGGGCAAGTCGATCCGCGCGGTGTCGCAGAACCCCGAGTGCTGCCAGGTCATCGGTATCGATGTCGAGAAGGTCGTGCGGCAAACCTTCATTCTGGGTACCGCACTGGCGGCATTCTCCGGCGCACTTACAGGGCCGGTCAACGTCAGCGTGTATGGCGGCATGGGTGAGACGATCACATTGAAGACCTTCGCGGTGATCGTGATGGGCGGGATGGGCAACGTGCGCGGAACGCTCTTCGCTGGTTGGATGCTTGGCATTGCGGAGAGTCTGGTTGCCGGATCGATTGGCCTCGAGTACCGCGACAGCGTTGGGTTCATTGCGCTCCTTCTGATGCTGATGTTCCGGCCAATGGGGCTGTTCGCACCCAAAGCCCGGTTCTAA
- a CDS encoding ABC transporter substrate-binding protein — MGRKLLASRLRSVASIAVFAVTSFVIAATASAQDDDVIKIGVVSPQSGANSRYGAYALKGATLAVNQINAAGGVLGKKLKLVPGDSQCVPAEGVSATQRLIRFDNVSIIIGDVCSSVTLAMQPVVEQAGVLLLNAASSNPEITYKAGVGGYKWTFRNYPTDEARAAAALAYATKRGYTKFAVLSVDTDFGRGAINFTRKYLQQDHATIVSEDYYKEAETDFRPVLSKIRYSGAQAILMYGLADTTPIVARQMHEMGLGGKIKLVGNAEFTTPGTIAAAPDVLNGAIETVAWLPSWSDPRSLKFVADYRKAYDGDTPNVHAYTHWDTVNLLAQAIRNANSTKPTDVRAALAKIRYDSVMGPVTFDDHQQAIVPIVLLEVDGGKAVDKGVLSSRVDYQAR; from the coding sequence ATGGGAAGGAAACTGCTGGCGAGTCGACTGCGGAGCGTGGCGTCTATCGCGGTATTTGCCGTCACGAGCTTTGTCATCGCCGCAACAGCATCCGCGCAGGATGACGACGTGATCAAGATCGGCGTCGTAAGTCCGCAAAGCGGTGCCAACTCACGCTATGGCGCCTATGCGTTGAAGGGCGCGACCCTGGCCGTCAATCAGATCAACGCTGCGGGCGGTGTGCTGGGCAAGAAGCTGAAACTCGTTCCGGGCGACAGTCAGTGCGTGCCTGCGGAGGGCGTGTCGGCAACGCAGCGGCTGATTCGTTTCGACAACGTGTCGATCATCATCGGCGACGTGTGCAGTTCGGTGACGCTCGCGATGCAGCCGGTCGTCGAGCAGGCTGGCGTTCTGCTGCTGAACGCGGCATCCTCGAATCCGGAGATCACCTACAAGGCGGGCGTCGGCGGTTACAAGTGGACGTTCCGAAACTATCCCACCGACGAAGCTCGCGCAGCGGCCGCACTGGCCTATGCGACGAAGCGGGGCTATACGAAGTTCGCCGTGCTTTCGGTTGACACCGACTTCGGACGTGGTGCGATCAACTTCACGAGGAAGTATCTTCAGCAGGACCACGCGACAATCGTCAGCGAGGACTACTACAAGGAGGCGGAAACAGACTTCCGTCCGGTGCTCAGCAAGATCCGCTACTCCGGCGCGCAGGCGATCCTGATGTACGGTCTTGCGGATACGACGCCGATCGTCGCGCGCCAGATGCACGAGATGGGACTTGGCGGAAAAATCAAGCTCGTGGGCAATGCCGAATTTACGACGCCCGGCACGATCGCAGCGGCGCCTGACGTGCTGAATGGTGCGATCGAAACCGTGGCATGGCTGCCTTCGTGGTCCGATCCGCGCAGTCTCAAGTTCGTTGCCGACTACAGGAAGGCCTACGATGGCGACACGCCCAACGTCCACGCCTATACGCACTGGGATACCGTGAACCTGCTGGCTCAGGCCATCAGGAATGCAAACAGTACCAAGCCGACCGATGTGCGCGCCGCGCTCGCAAAGATCCGGTACGACAGCGTAATGGGGCCGGTTACATTCGACGACCATCAGCAGGCGATCGTGCCGATCGTGCTGCTGGAGGTGGATGGCGGCAAGGCCGTGGACAAGGGCGTTTTGTCGTCGCGCGTCGACTATCAGGCCCGCTGA
- a CDS encoding ABC transporter substrate-binding protein encodes MARRLRRPGPRAALALTVCAMTAAPGAFSQESKSGGETLKIGIISPQSGANSRYGAFAWKGAQLAAEEINAAGGVLGRRIILVNGDSQCSSAEGVSATQRLIRFDHVSMIIGDVCSSVTLAMQPVVEAAHVILMNAASSNPEITYRAGVGGFKWTFRNYPTDELRAAIALQYAVQVKHHQKFAVLSVDSDYGRGAIAFTKKYLSRYTAQILSEDYYKETETDFRPVLTKIKYSGAQAIIVYGQADTTPIVARQMNEMMLAGKVGLVGNGEFASPVTIAAGPKVMEGAVEVAAWLPEWQNPRSRKFVRDYEHAYDGEVPSVQAYSPWESLHMLAQAVQQAGRVDNHSIRVALKNMRYNGVMGEVTFDDHQQAVLPMVLVEDEGGKPVIKGAMYSKVDYLRR; translated from the coding sequence ATGGCTCGACGACTTCGCAGACCGGGACCACGCGCCGCTCTTGCATTGACGGTCTGCGCAATGACTGCTGCGCCAGGCGCATTTTCGCAGGAAAGCAAAAGTGGAGGCGAGACGTTAAAGATCGGGATCATCAGTCCTCAAAGCGGTGCCAATTCCCGGTACGGCGCATTCGCGTGGAAGGGCGCGCAACTGGCCGCCGAGGAAATCAACGCGGCCGGCGGCGTGCTGGGTCGCAGGATCATCCTTGTGAACGGCGACAGCCAGTGCTCGTCGGCCGAAGGCGTATCGGCCACACAGCGATTAATCCGCTTCGACCACGTGTCGATGATCATCGGCGACGTGTGCAGTTCCGTCACGCTCGCCATGCAGCCGGTCGTCGAAGCGGCGCACGTGATCCTGATGAACGCCGCGTCGTCGAATCCTGAGATCACCTATCGGGCCGGTGTCGGTGGATTCAAATGGACGTTCCGCAACTATCCGACCGACGAGTTGCGCGCCGCTATCGCACTGCAATACGCGGTGCAGGTCAAGCACCACCAGAAGTTCGCGGTCCTGTCGGTCGACTCCGACTACGGGCGTGGCGCCATTGCGTTCACGAAGAAATATCTATCGCGCTACACGGCGCAAATCCTGAGCGAAGACTACTACAAGGAAACCGAAACCGATTTCCGGCCGGTGCTCACGAAGATCAAATATTCTGGCGCACAGGCGATCATCGTGTACGGCCAGGCCGATACCACGCCGATCGTCGCGCGGCAGATGAACGAGATGATGCTTGCTGGTAAGGTCGGTCTGGTCGGCAATGGCGAGTTCGCGAGTCCGGTGACGATCGCCGCGGGGCCCAAGGTGATGGAAGGCGCGGTCGAAGTCGCCGCGTGGTTGCCGGAGTGGCAGAACCCGCGGAGCCGTAAATTCGTCCGCGATTACGAGCATGCGTATGACGGCGAGGTGCCGAGCGTGCAGGCCTACTCGCCGTGGGAGTCTCTCCACATGCTCGCGCAAGCAGTCCAGCAGGCGGGGAGAGTGGACAACCACAGCATTCGTGTCGCGCTTAAAAATATGAGATACAACGGCGTCATGGGCGAGGTGACGTTCGACGATCATCAACAGGCGGTCCTGCCGATGGTGCTTGTCGAAGACGAAGGCGGAAAGCCGGTGATCAAAGGCGCGATGTACTCGAAGGTCGACTACCTCCGGCGCTGA